One segment of Mycolicibacterium sp. YH-1 DNA contains the following:
- a CDS encoding ABC transporter substrate-binding protein yields MRNPGRRFVALVATLAVSVALAACSTDGADSTTADPAALHGGTLRIASVGDVDALDPLIAYSAESWQVIRALTRQLVTYAGDKNSIGDDTKVVPDLAESWDVSPDRLTYTFHLRDDIAFSGASTRPITAQDFVYAIKRFPDPNAQVSAITYYNALFAGFEEYADEFAKVPTGDLVAAKEFIDTHDISGVKALDDKTFQLTLTQPASDILDILTLNFVSPLPEEVVSKYYADSLEFRQNYASSGPYSIASYDQGKQLTLKRAENYNAEGDPRNAYADEIVFDTTVASADAASQQIQTGTADIGLYIRAYPANVIASYKQTDPERLHKSASGSAVFISWNNPAEPKTPAQSAFKDLRVRQAFNYSLNRSDVVRGLGGPDSAIPSNEILTSTIVGYTDENPYPTPEDKGDPEKAKDLLTQAGQQNLTVNVAYRNTPEFEKIATSVQNAAARSGITVRLTPIPGESWGTFSAFLGDKSKLDQWDLAITNWTPDWQGNSARMTLGGWLDSDFAPGGTWNGVTYDNPQLNAAVTQAFSAEDSAPHWRQANEIATKDLAWFPLIERVKSNPTSDRVTNWTWQSLGNGPDLTNIAVTGS; encoded by the coding sequence ATGAGAAACCCCGGACGGCGATTCGTCGCCCTCGTCGCCACGCTCGCCGTGTCAGTCGCGTTGGCGGCCTGCAGTACCGACGGCGCTGACTCGACGACGGCCGATCCGGCCGCACTGCACGGCGGTACGTTGCGCATCGCCTCGGTGGGCGATGTCGACGCACTGGACCCGTTGATCGCGTACTCGGCGGAGTCGTGGCAGGTCATTCGGGCGCTCACCCGGCAGCTGGTCACATACGCGGGTGACAAGAACAGCATCGGCGACGACACCAAGGTGGTTCCCGATCTCGCCGAGAGCTGGGATGTCAGCCCCGACCGCTTGACGTACACGTTCCACCTGCGCGATGACATCGCGTTCTCGGGGGCCAGTACGCGACCGATCACCGCCCAGGACTTCGTCTACGCGATCAAGCGCTTCCCCGATCCGAACGCCCAGGTCAGCGCGATCACCTACTACAACGCGCTATTCGCCGGCTTCGAGGAGTACGCCGACGAGTTCGCCAAGGTGCCCACGGGCGACCTGGTCGCGGCCAAGGAGTTCATCGACACGCACGACATCAGCGGTGTGAAGGCACTGGACGACAAGACGTTTCAGCTGACGCTCACACAGCCTGCCAGCGACATCCTCGACATCCTCACGCTCAACTTCGTCAGCCCGCTGCCCGAGGAGGTGGTGTCCAAGTACTACGCCGACAGCCTCGAGTTCCGACAGAACTACGCCTCCAGCGGTCCCTACTCCATCGCCTCCTACGACCAGGGCAAGCAGTTGACGTTGAAGAGGGCCGAGAACTACAACGCCGAAGGAGATCCCCGCAACGCCTACGCCGATGAGATCGTGTTCGACACGACCGTCGCCTCGGCGGACGCCGCGTCCCAGCAGATCCAGACCGGCACCGCCGATATCGGCCTCTACATCAGGGCATACCCAGCCAACGTCATAGCGTCCTACAAGCAGACCGACCCCGAGCGTCTGCACAAGTCCGCCAGCGGATCGGCAGTCTTCATCAGCTGGAACAACCCCGCCGAACCGAAGACACCCGCCCAGAGCGCGTTCAAGGATCTGCGCGTGCGCCAGGCGTTCAACTACTCGCTCAACCGCAGTGACGTCGTCCGCGGTCTCGGCGGACCGGACTCCGCGATCCCCAGCAACGAGATCCTCACGTCGACAATCGTCGGATACACCGACGAGAATCCCTATCCCACACCGGAGGACAAGGGTGACCCGGAGAAGGCCAAGGACCTGCTCACCCAGGCGGGCCAGCAGAACCTGACAGTTAACGTGGCCTACCGCAACACCCCGGAGTTCGAGAAGATCGCCACCTCCGTGCAGAACGCGGCGGCCCGCAGCGGAATCACAGTACGGCTGACGCCGATCCCGGGGGAGAGCTGGGGCACGTTCAGCGCGTTCCTGGGCGACAAGTCGAAGCTCGATCAGTGGGACCTGGCGATCACGAACTGGACTCCGGACTGGCAGGGCAACAGTGCACGGATGACGCTAGGCGGTTGGCTGGACTCCGACTTCGCACCGGGCGGCACCTGGAACGGCGTCACATACGACAACCCGCAGCTCAATGCCGCCGTCACACAGGCCTTCTCGGCAGAGGACTCCGCGCCGCACTGGAGGCAGGCGAACGAGATCGCCACGAAGGACCTCGCGTGGTTCCCGTTGATCGAGCGGGTGAAGTCCAATCCGACATCCGATCGGGTGACCAACTGGACGTGGCAGTCGCTTGGCAACGGTCCAGACCTCACCAATATCGCGGTGACGGGAAGCTGA
- a CDS encoding ABC transporter permease — MNRFLLWRSFRMVVTVSVVVLITFGLTRIAYQNPARMLAPENASEETVSAIANSLRLNDPWYVQLWHYVVRGPEIKGTPTGLLNWPPSLGYSYRSQRPVTELIIEKIPVTVSLAVGALLLWALLSIVLGVYAARRPGGVFDAATSALSYAALAVPTFVTGVGLLYVFYFQLSLAGVRIFPGGGYVPLTESPARWAQHLLLPWLTLVLAEVGVFQRVVRASVLEVAGKDYIRTARAKGVAPQRVYFDHALSAALNPILTLGGIEFATILGGAIITEQIFGLDGVGRLAVSAAKSGDAPVVIGVTLLGAVIFVITTFAVDVVTHSRSAK; from the coding sequence TTGAATCGATTCCTGCTCTGGCGATCCTTCCGCATGGTCGTCACCGTCTCCGTCGTCGTCCTGATCACATTCGGACTGACGCGCATCGCATATCAGAACCCGGCCCGAATGCTCGCACCCGAGAATGCCTCGGAGGAAACGGTTTCCGCGATCGCGAACAGCTTGCGCCTCAACGACCCGTGGTACGTCCAGCTGTGGCACTACGTGGTGCGGGGCCCGGAGATCAAGGGCACGCCGACAGGCCTGCTGAACTGGCCGCCGAGCCTCGGATACTCGTACCGATCGCAGCGGCCGGTCACAGAACTCATCATCGAGAAGATCCCGGTCACCGTGAGCCTGGCGGTCGGCGCGCTGCTGCTGTGGGCGCTGCTCTCGATAGTGTTGGGGGTGTACGCCGCCCGCAGGCCGGGTGGCGTGTTCGACGCGGCGACGAGCGCCCTGTCGTATGCCGCGCTCGCGGTGCCCACCTTCGTCACCGGTGTCGGACTGCTCTACGTCTTCTACTTCCAGCTCTCGCTGGCTGGGGTGAGGATCTTCCCGGGTGGGGGATACGTGCCACTGACCGAGTCGCCCGCGAGGTGGGCGCAGCATCTGCTGCTGCCATGGCTGACGCTGGTGCTCGCCGAGGTCGGAGTCTTTCAACGGGTGGTGCGCGCCTCCGTGCTCGAGGTCGCGGGTAAGGACTACATTCGCACCGCCCGGGCGAAGGGTGTTGCACCGCAACGCGTGTACTTCGACCATGCCCTCTCGGCGGCGTTGAACCCCATCCTGACCCTCGGCGGTATCGAGTTCGCCACCATTCTCGGTGGAGCCATCATCACCGAGCAGATCTTCGGACTCGACGGTGTCGGCAGGCTCGCGGTCAGCGCGGCCAAGTCCGGTGACGCGCCGGTGGTGATCGGCGTGACCCTGCTCGGCGCGGTGATCTTCGTGATCACCACCTTCGCCGTCGACGTCGTCACGCACTCGCGCAGCGCCAAATGA
- a CDS encoding ABC transporter permease, translating into MSQLLMQAPVSEPAGAPSRKGRWRSAFTDPGLIAGGAIVGVVVLAALLAPVFAALVGHGPDAQFPDETLDAAGLPISGGNGFLLGADGSGRDVLIRTLYGARVSLAIGIPATTIAMLVGVLVGLVGGYFGGRVDAVASEATNVALAFPFLVTALSVVTLNRGTAGTTLVNPAVVVIGVIALFSWTYFARLVRNLVIEVKAKPFVLAAVGSGASHARVLTREILPTILPTIVIYWAVQLPTNIIAEASLSYLGVGIRPPTPSWGNMIANAQDSALYQTQPWMLIAPAFALFLTVLGFNLLATRLRSRFDPTAA; encoded by the coding sequence GTGAGTCAACTGCTGATGCAGGCACCGGTCTCCGAGCCGGCTGGTGCCCCGTCTCGCAAGGGGCGATGGCGCTCTGCGTTCACCGATCCCGGGCTGATTGCCGGTGGTGCGATCGTCGGCGTTGTGGTGCTGGCGGCGCTACTGGCTCCGGTGTTCGCGGCCCTGGTCGGGCACGGACCCGATGCACAGTTCCCCGACGAGACCCTCGATGCCGCTGGGCTGCCGATCTCCGGCGGCAACGGATTCCTACTCGGTGCGGACGGCAGCGGACGCGACGTGCTGATCCGAACCCTCTACGGCGCAAGGGTCTCCCTCGCCATCGGCATCCCGGCAACAACCATCGCGATGCTGGTCGGCGTGTTGGTCGGGCTCGTCGGCGGGTACTTCGGAGGCCGCGTCGATGCCGTGGCCTCCGAGGCGACCAACGTCGCGCTGGCCTTCCCCTTCCTGGTCACCGCCCTCAGCGTCGTCACGCTCAACCGCGGTACCGCGGGCACCACGTTGGTGAACCCGGCGGTGGTGGTGATCGGCGTGATCGCCCTGTTCTCGTGGACGTACTTCGCACGCCTGGTGCGCAATCTGGTGATCGAGGTCAAGGCCAAGCCGTTCGTGCTGGCGGCGGTGGGTTCCGGAGCGTCACACGCGCGGGTGCTGACCCGCGAGATTCTGCCGACCATCCTTCCGACGATCGTCATCTACTGGGCGGTGCAACTGCCCACCAACATCATCGCCGAGGCGTCGCTGTCCTATCTCGGCGTGGGAATCCGGCCGCCGACACCGAGCTGGGGCAATATGATCGCCAACGCCCAGGACTCCGCGCTCTACCAGACCCAACCCTGGATGCTGATCGCACCCGCATTCGCCCTGTTCCTCACCGTCCTCGGCTTCAATCTGCTGGCCACCCGGTTGCGTAGCCGCTTCGACCCGACCGCGGCGTGA
- a CDS encoding ABC transporter ATP-binding protein produces the protein MALFEVTDLAVNIHTGSRTRGRQVVPAVRSLTFSVNRGQTLAIVGESGSGKSASLLAATRLLGDTAEVTGTVRFADQDLLATSPKALRRILGRDIGFVFQDPQSNLHPFKTVGAQIEEALRVHRAVPRRQMRGRVEELLDEVGIADPRHAYGSHPAEFSGGMRQRVMIAIAIACNPALIIADEPTTALDVSVQAGIIALLRRLQHDHGTAIVFVSHDLGVVADIADDVVVVRGGVVVESGPRQRIFAQPRHEYTRELLAASRLHSVDRVPAPTVPDGSSRTPLLRVRGLRKTYRTRTGRARRTVIDGLDFTIEPGEVVGLVGESGSGKSTVGRIVAGLQYADAGDVTLGETTYPTRVSDGIPPLPAAARRSVQMIFQDPYSSLHPRRTVADTLAAPLIAQRVDRAEVPSRVGQAAAAARVDRDLLQRYPAELSGGQRQRVAIARALVLDPALIVSDEALSSLDVTTQAEILTLVADLVRVRHTAFLFITHDLGVVSSIAQRVVVLGPDGVEETGTVAEVFGNPQSSYTRTLLDAVPRIDGARAS, from the coding sequence ATGGCACTCTTTGAGGTCACCGATCTCGCCGTCAACATCCACACCGGAAGTCGCACCCGTGGACGGCAGGTCGTCCCAGCGGTGCGGTCGTTGACGTTCTCCGTCAACCGTGGCCAGACGCTGGCGATCGTGGGGGAGTCCGGCTCGGGCAAGAGTGCCTCGCTACTGGCGGCGACCCGTCTGCTCGGGGACACCGCCGAGGTCACGGGCACCGTGCGCTTCGCGGATCAGGATCTGCTCGCCACCTCGCCGAAGGCGTTACGTCGCATCCTCGGGCGTGACATCGGGTTCGTCTTCCAGGACCCGCAGAGCAACCTGCACCCCTTCAAGACCGTCGGAGCCCAGATCGAGGAAGCCCTCCGGGTCCATCGCGCCGTGCCGAGACGGCAGATGCGCGGACGCGTAGAGGAACTCCTCGACGAGGTCGGCATCGCAGACCCGCGGCACGCCTACGGCAGCCATCCCGCCGAGTTCTCGGGCGGCATGCGGCAACGGGTGATGATCGCGATCGCCATCGCATGCAACCCCGCCCTGATCATCGCCGACGAACCCACCACCGCGCTGGACGTCAGTGTCCAGGCAGGCATCATCGCGCTGCTTCGCCGCCTGCAACACGATCACGGCACCGCGATCGTGTTCGTCAGCCACGACCTCGGTGTTGTCGCTGACATCGCCGACGACGTCGTGGTGGTGCGGGGTGGCGTGGTCGTGGAATCGGGCCCACGACAGCGGATCTTCGCCCAACCGCGGCACGAGTACACCCGCGAACTGCTGGCCGCCTCACGCCTGCACAGCGTGGACCGGGTGCCGGCACCCACGGTCCCCGACGGCTCGTCGCGGACGCCGTTGCTCCGGGTGCGTGGGCTACGCAAGACCTACCGCACGCGCACCGGACGGGCCCGCCGCACCGTCATCGACGGACTCGACTTCACCATCGAACCCGGCGAGGTCGTGGGCCTTGTCGGTGAATCCGGGTCGGGCAAGTCGACGGTCGGCCGCATCGTCGCGGGTCTGCAGTACGCCGACGCCGGCGATGTCACCCTGGGTGAGACCACCTACCCGACCCGGGTGAGTGACGGGATACCACCGCTCCCAGCCGCGGCCCGCCGTTCGGTGCAGATGATCTTCCAGGACCCGTACTCGAGTCTGCACCCGCGGCGCACGGTCGCGGACACGCTCGCGGCGCCGCTCATCGCGCAGCGCGTCGACCGCGCTGAGGTCCCCTCCCGCGTCGGGCAGGCCGCCGCGGCTGCCCGCGTCGACCGCGACCTGCTGCAGCGCTACCCGGCCGAACTCTCCGGCGGACAACGGCAGCGCGTCGCGATCGCACGGGCACTCGTGCTCGACCCCGCACTCATCGTCTCCGATGAGGCACTGTCGTCACTGGACGTCACCACGCAGGCCGAGATCCTCACACTGGTCGCCGATCTCGTCAGAGTCCGGCACACCGCGTTCCTGTTCATCACCCATGACCTCGGTGTGGTGTCGTCGATCGCCCAGCGCGTTGTCGTGCTCGGACCCGACGGTGTCGAGGAGACCGGCACCGTGGCGGAGGTTTTCGGCAATCCCCAGTCCAGTTACACCCGCACGCTGCTGGACGCTGTGCCGCGCATCGACGGGGCTCGGGCCTCGTGA
- a CDS encoding GNAT family N-acetyltransferase: protein MSADIRVLTDESDLVAAANLFRTAMVGFRPLSALESGAIGKLVEPGRTVGAFVAGQLVATTDSAGSTLTVPGGRRVGHAAVTHVGVLPSYTRRGIASDLMAFQLRDAHTRGEVVATLRASEATIYGRFGYGVASTSQTVEVSSARARLGPNVGDGGPVRLVEPSQTWDALPHIYERARPTRPGTIDRPGVWWANQRLRAENDAGPRYVAVAGEPGSETGFVRYHPVDTDGWFTSAERTVVVDDFYAPNPHAYLGLLRFLIELDLVDRLIFTSLPLDDPLPWLLADRRAARVTATRDETWLRIIDVGLALAARSFSGDSVVSVAVEDPILRHNTGTFELGATGAVRTDRPAALSTDVATLGALLLGGVTWKALALAGLVTVHDEAALEAADALFGGWPAPHAGIYF, encoded by the coding sequence GTGAGCGCCGACATCCGGGTCCTGACCGACGAGAGCGACCTCGTCGCTGCGGCCAACCTCTTCCGCACGGCGATGGTGGGGTTCAGGCCGCTTTCCGCGCTGGAGTCCGGCGCGATCGGCAAGCTCGTCGAGCCAGGCCGCACGGTCGGGGCGTTCGTCGCCGGTCAGCTCGTCGCCACCACCGACTCCGCGGGCAGCACCCTGACGGTGCCCGGTGGTCGGCGTGTGGGCCACGCCGCGGTCACCCATGTGGGAGTTCTGCCGTCATACACCCGCCGAGGCATCGCATCAGATCTCATGGCATTTCAACTGCGGGACGCTCACACACGCGGTGAGGTGGTCGCGACACTGCGGGCATCCGAGGCGACCATCTACGGCAGGTTCGGTTACGGAGTGGCCAGCACGTCGCAGACCGTCGAGGTGAGCAGCGCCCGCGCCCGGCTGGGACCCAATGTCGGAGACGGAGGGCCGGTCCGACTCGTCGAACCGTCACAGACGTGGGATGCGTTGCCGCACATCTACGAACGAGCTCGCCCCACACGCCCGGGCACCATCGACCGGCCCGGCGTGTGGTGGGCGAACCAGCGGTTGCGTGCCGAGAACGACGCCGGCCCCCGTTACGTCGCCGTGGCTGGCGAGCCGGGATCGGAGACGGGCTTCGTGCGCTACCACCCGGTGGACACCGACGGCTGGTTCACCAGCGCCGAGCGCACGGTCGTGGTCGACGACTTCTACGCACCGAACCCGCACGCCTACCTTGGCCTGCTGCGGTTCCTCATCGAACTCGACCTGGTCGACCGTCTGATCTTCACATCGCTGCCCCTCGACGATCCGCTTCCCTGGCTCCTGGCGGACCGGCGCGCCGCCCGCGTGACCGCCACCCGCGACGAGACGTGGCTGCGGATCATCGACGTCGGACTCGCCCTCGCCGCACGCAGCTTCAGCGGTGACTCGGTTGTCAGCGTCGCCGTCGAGGATCCCATTCTGCGGCACAACACGGGGACGTTCGAGCTCGGTGCGACGGGGGCGGTCCGCACCGACCGGCCCGCCGCGCTGAGCACCGACGTCGCGACGTTGGGCGCACTGCTGCTCGGTGGTGTCACATGGAAGGCCCTGGCCCTGGCGGGCCTGGTCACGGTGCACGATGAGGCGGCGCTCGAGGCCGCCGACGCACTCTTCGGCGGGTGGCCTGCTCCGCATGCGGGAATCTACTTCTAG
- a CDS encoding NtaA/DmoA family FMN-dependent monooxygenase (This protein belongs to a clade of FMN-dependent monooxygenases, within a broader family of flavin-dependent oxidoreductases, the luciferase-like monooxygenase (LMM) family, some of whose members use coenzyme F420 rather than FMN.), which translates to MNSVSHVNYGLWRHPRDQTHRYTTIDYWVELAQILDRGRFDTFFLADALGLLDTHGGSAAASLRTGTQSPVDDPLLLVSALAAATKDLGFGVTVSTTYEHPYLLARKFTTLDHLTGGRVAWNVVTSQLDSAARNLGLSRQIPHDERYERAEEFLDVVFKLWEGSWEDDAVVRDRANGLYTDPDKVHAIGHEGRYFSVPDAHLSEPSRQRTPLLLQAGGSPRGQRFAGRHAEVVFVAGADAEGIRRSVDAIRASAAGQGRDPDSLEFVSAVSVVVDDTEGGARAKLADYQSYFSVEGALAHYSASTGIDFSAEDLDAVIGHHDTDSNRSLLSMFAAADRAWTLREALAPKTGLGRSRTFVGTPTAVADDIEDWLAASNTQGINLMQVVNPDSFTDFADLVVPELDRRGRLRPRPTEPTTLRRRLHGSDHVRDDHPAARYRRTPRRSDKGAVR; encoded by the coding sequence ATGAACTCGGTATCGCACGTCAACTACGGGTTGTGGCGCCATCCACGGGATCAAACCCACCGATACACCACCATCGACTACTGGGTAGAACTCGCGCAGATCCTGGATCGCGGGCGGTTCGACACCTTCTTCCTGGCCGATGCGCTCGGGTTGCTCGACACCCATGGCGGCAGCGCGGCCGCGTCGCTGCGCACCGGCACGCAGTCGCCCGTCGACGATCCGCTGTTGTTGGTGTCGGCGCTTGCCGCGGCAACCAAGGATCTGGGCTTCGGGGTGACCGTCTCGACGACGTACGAACACCCGTACCTTCTGGCCCGCAAGTTCACGACACTCGACCATCTCACCGGCGGCAGGGTGGCATGGAATGTGGTGACCTCACAGCTCGACAGCGCCGCCCGCAACCTCGGGTTGAGCCGCCAGATCCCGCACGACGAGCGCTACGAACGGGCCGAGGAGTTCCTCGACGTCGTGTTCAAGCTGTGGGAGGGCTCGTGGGAGGACGACGCGGTCGTGCGCGACCGTGCGAACGGGCTCTACACGGATCCCGACAAGGTGCACGCCATCGGGCACGAGGGACGCTATTTCTCCGTGCCCGACGCGCATCTCAGCGAGCCAAGCCGGCAGCGCACACCGCTGTTGTTGCAGGCGGGAGGGTCGCCGCGGGGGCAGCGTTTCGCCGGTCGGCACGCCGAGGTCGTGTTCGTCGCGGGCGCCGATGCCGAGGGAATCCGCCGCAGTGTCGATGCCATCCGGGCCAGCGCCGCCGGGCAGGGACGGGACCCCGACTCGTTGGAGTTCGTCAGCGCGGTGTCGGTGGTCGTCGACGACACCGAGGGTGGCGCGCGGGCCAAGCTGGCCGACTATCAGTCGTACTTCAGCGTCGAGGGGGCACTGGCCCACTACTCGGCCAGCACCGGCATCGACTTCTCGGCGGAGGACCTCGATGCCGTCATCGGACACCACGACACGGACTCGAACCGCTCTCTGCTGTCCATGTTCGCTGCTGCCGACAGGGCGTGGACATTGCGCGAGGCCTTGGCGCCCAAGACGGGGCTGGGGCGCTCGCGCACGTTCGTCGGCACACCGACGGCCGTGGCCGACGACATCGAGGACTGGTTGGCCGCCAGCAATACCCAGGGCATCAACCTGATGCAGGTGGTGAACCCGGACAGCTTTACCGACTTCGCCGATCTCGTCGTGCCGGAGCTGGATCGCCGCGGTCGACTCCGGCCTCGCCCAACCGAGCCCACCACCCTGCGCCGCCGCCTGCATGGCAGCGACCACGTCCGCGACGACCACCCTGCAGCGCGATACCGTCGCACCCCTCGGCGCAGCGACAAGGGCGCCGTGCGGTGA
- a CDS encoding LLM class flavin-dependent oxidoreductase, whose protein sequence is MSDEPIHLAVALDGTGWHPASWREPDARPADLLSPAYWTDLVTEAERGLLDFVTIEDGLTLQYDDAVGVDDRTDRVRGRLDAVLIAARVAPRTRHIGLVPTGVVTHTEPFHLSKAIATLDYVSTGRAGVRVQVSANPHAARHFGRRVVADSFNGASTRELLAEARDYTEVLRRLWDSWEDDAVIRDVASGRFVDRNKLHYIDFEGAWFSVKGPSITPRPPQGQPIVAALGHGEASHALISTSADVGFVTPHGAAETTGVVETIAALRPTGLAPVRVFADLVVFLADTAAEASTRRERLDERAGVEYTSDAEVFVGTPAQLADVLQQWHAAGATGFRLRPATLPHDLIQITAGLAPELRRRGAFRTDYSASTLRGTLGLHRPANRYATA, encoded by the coding sequence GTGTCCGATGAGCCGATACACCTCGCCGTCGCCCTCGACGGGACGGGTTGGCACCCGGCGTCCTGGCGCGAGCCCGACGCCCGTCCCGCCGACCTGCTGAGCCCCGCGTACTGGACCGATCTGGTCACCGAGGCCGAACGCGGCCTGCTGGACTTCGTCACCATCGAGGACGGCCTGACACTGCAGTACGACGACGCCGTGGGCGTCGACGACCGAACCGACCGGGTCCGCGGCCGCCTTGACGCCGTATTGATCGCCGCGCGGGTCGCGCCACGAACCCGGCACATCGGGCTCGTGCCGACAGGTGTGGTGACGCACACCGAGCCGTTCCACCTGTCCAAGGCGATCGCCACGCTGGACTACGTGAGCACCGGTCGCGCGGGTGTCCGCGTTCAGGTATCGGCGAACCCGCATGCCGCGCGTCACTTCGGCCGCCGTGTCGTAGCCGACTCATTCAACGGCGCCAGCACGCGCGAACTGCTTGCAGAGGCCCGAGATTACACCGAGGTGCTCCGTCGGCTGTGGGACAGCTGGGAGGATGACGCCGTCATACGCGATGTCGCCTCGGGTCGCTTCGTCGACCGAAACAAGCTGCACTACATCGACTTCGAGGGCGCGTGGTTCTCCGTCAAGGGTCCGTCGATCACCCCGCGACCGCCCCAGGGGCAGCCGATCGTCGCCGCCCTCGGGCACGGCGAGGCGTCCCACGCGCTGATCTCGACGAGCGCCGACGTCGGGTTCGTGACGCCACACGGAGCCGCCGAGACGACCGGTGTCGTCGAGACCATCGCGGCACTACGACCCACGGGCCTGGCGCCGGTGCGGGTATTCGCCGATCTAGTGGTTTTCCTCGCCGACACCGCCGCAGAGGCATCGACACGGCGCGAGCGGCTCGACGAACGCGCCGGGGTCGAATACACCAGTGACGCCGAGGTATTCGTCGGCACCCCGGCACAACTGGCCGACGTGCTGCAGCAGTGGCATGCGGCAGGGGCGACCGGATTCCGACTGCGTCCGGCGACCCTCCCCCATGATCTGATTCAGATCACAGCGGGTCTGGCACCCGAGTTGCGCCGCCGCGGAGCATTCCGAACCGACTACTCGGCCAGCACATTGCGGGGGACGCTGGGACTCCACCGCCCCGCCAACCGCTACGCGACCGCATGA
- a CDS encoding NtaA/DmoA family FMN-dependent monooxygenase (This protein belongs to a clade of FMN-dependent monooxygenases, within a broader family of flavin-dependent oxidoreductases, the luciferase-like monooxygenase (LMM) family, some of whose members use coenzyme F420 rather than FMN.): MSIPSKNKPIKQIHLAAHFPGVNNTTVWSDPASGSHIEFDSFVQFAQAAERGKFDFMFLAEGLRLREQNGEIYDLDVVGRPDTFTVLAALAAVTDRLGLTGTINSTFNEPYEVARQFASLDHLSDGRAAWNVVTSWDAFTGENFRRGGFLAEDQRYERAESFLDAAHTLFDSWRGDEIVADNDSGTFLSDAAAGAFSYADAHFDISGRFNVPRSPQGRPVIFQAGDSDRGRQFAAAAADAIFSRYGTLEEGQAFYADVKGRLSAYGRRLEDLLILPAATFVLGDTDAEAADLAQEVRLAQVSPQTAIRFLEQLWNRDLSDHDPDGPLPSVDPIVGENTIARGRASVRMHRDPIETANEWRARAQAHNLTTRELIIEVTGRQNFIGSAETVAESINHLVQNDASDGFILVPHVTPSGLDPFVDRVVPLLQERGVFRTDYEGTTLRDHLGLALSRGPAS; encoded by the coding sequence ATGAGTATTCCAAGCAAGAACAAGCCCATCAAGCAGATTCACCTCGCCGCCCATTTTCCCGGCGTGAACAACACCACGGTGTGGAGCGATCCCGCGTCCGGCAGCCACATCGAGTTCGACTCGTTCGTCCAGTTCGCCCAGGCCGCCGAGCGCGGCAAGTTCGACTTCATGTTCCTCGCCGAGGGCTTGCGGCTACGAGAGCAGAACGGCGAGATCTATGACCTCGACGTCGTCGGCCGCCCAGACACCTTCACCGTGCTCGCGGCGCTGGCCGCCGTGACGGATCGCCTGGGCCTGACGGGCACCATCAACTCGACGTTCAACGAGCCCTACGAGGTGGCGCGGCAGTTCGCGTCGCTGGACCACCTCTCCGACGGCCGTGCCGCATGGAACGTCGTCACGTCGTGGGATGCGTTCACGGGCGAGAACTTTCGGCGCGGCGGGTTCCTGGCAGAGGATCAGCGCTACGAACGCGCAGAGAGCTTCCTGGACGCGGCCCATACGCTGTTCGACTCCTGGCGAGGTGACGAGATCGTCGCCGACAACGACAGCGGGACGTTCCTGTCCGACGCTGCGGCAGGCGCGTTCTCCTACGCCGACGCGCACTTCGACATCAGCGGCCGGTTCAACGTGCCGCGCAGCCCGCAGGGCAGACCCGTCATCTTCCAGGCCGGCGATTCCGACCGCGGGCGCCAGTTCGCCGCTGCTGCCGCGGACGCGATCTTCTCCCGGTACGGGACGCTCGAGGAGGGCCAGGCGTTCTATGCGGACGTCAAGGGGCGCCTGTCCGCGTACGGCCGCCGGCTCGAGGACCTGCTGATCCTGCCTGCCGCGACGTTCGTGCTCGGTGACACTGACGCCGAGGCAGCGGACCTCGCCCAGGAGGTGCGTCTGGCACAGGTGTCGCCACAGACGGCGATCCGATTCCTCGAACAACTCTGGAACCGCGATCTGTCCGATCACGATCCGGACGGGCCACTGCCGTCGGTCGATCCGATCGTCGGCGAGAACACCATCGCGCGCGGCCGCGCCAGCGTTCGGATGCACCGCGACCCGATCGAGACGGCCAATGAGTGGCGCGCCAGGGCGCAGGCCCACAATCTGACGACACGGGAGCTGATCATCGAGGTCACCGGCAGGCAGAACTTCATCGGCTCCGCTGAGACCGTCGCCGAGTCGATCAACCACCTCGTTCAGAACGATGCCAGTGACGGTTTCATCCTGGTTCCTCACGTCACCCCCAGCGGGCTCGACCCCTTCGTCGATCGGGTGGTCCCGCTCCTGCAGGAGCGCGGCGTCTTCCGCACCGACTACGAGGGCACGACGCTGCGCGACCACCTCGGACTGGCGCTATCGAGAGGCCCAGCTTCATGA